CAGCcacattgtgggtgctgggaagtgaaccagggtcctctgggaaGACAGGActtgctctgaactgctgagccatctctccagccccctttttttgtttttactgtaaaGCACCAATTGTTTATCCATGAAGCAGTTTAATCTTTGTAGCATTTCAAGAGGCTGGGAACGACATTTATGTATATTTTGCAAATAATCAGATAGGTCCTAAGAGCTGATAGATTTGAGATTAGGAACTAGGCCATCAGCTTccaacaattttgttttgtttataactATTTTGATCTATTTACATAAAACTCTAGAACAGCTGAGTTACAGAGTCATcaagagacacaggaagcagtCCAGGGCTCAGCTGGGGACAGGGTGAAGGAAGGGTGCATTTGAACAGGGTCCCAGGAAACCTTGGGAAGCAATAGGAATAATTGTCATTTGGTTGTCACGGTGGCCATGGGAACATCTTAAAAGACATGGgagatctgtaatcccagctgttcTGCAtactgaggcagaagggttgcaaattcaaggcctgtctggCCTACTGCGTAATTTTGAGGCTTCCTGGTTGCATGAGACTctgtaaaaagaaaactgaacaaataAGTTAAGAGGGCTGAGGATAtagatcagtggtagagcccctgcctagaatcccccagtgaggggNNNNNNNNNNNNNNNNNNNNNNNNNNNNNNNNNNNNNNNNNNNNNNNNNNNNNNNNNNNNNNNNNNNNNNNNNNNNNNNNNNNNNNNNNNNNNNNNNNNNNNNNNNNNNNNNNNNNNNNNNNNNNNNNNNNNNNNNNNNNNNNNNNNNNNNNNNNNNNNNNNNNNNNNNNNNNNNNNNNNNNNNNNNNNNNNNNNNNNNNNNNNNNNNNNNNNNNNNNNNNNNNNNNNNNNNNNNNNNNNNNNNNNNNNNNNNNNNNNNNNNNNNNNNNNNNNNNNNNNNNNNNNNNNNNNNNNNNNNNNNNNNNNNNNNNNNNNNNNNNNNNNNNNNNNNNNNNNNNNNNNNNNNNNNNNNNNNNNNNNNNNNNNNNNNNNNNNNNNNNNNNNNNNNNNNNNNNNNNNNNNNNNNNNNNNNNNNNNNNNNNNNNNNNNNNNNNNNNNNNNNNNNNNNNNNNNNNNNNNNNNNNNNNNNNNNNNNNNNNNNNNNNNNNNNNNNNNNNNNNNNNNNNNNNNNNNNNNNNNNNNNNNNNNNNNNNNNNNNNNNNNNNNNNNNNNNNNNNNNNNNNNNNNNNNNNNNNNNNNNNNNNNNNNNNNNNNNNNNNNNNNNNNNNNNNNNNNNNNNNNNNNNNNNNNNNNNNNNNNNNNNNNNNNNNNNNNNNNNNNNNNNNNNNNNNNNNNNNNNNNNNNNNNNNNNNNNNNNNNNNNNNNNNNNNNNNNNNNNNNNNNNNNNNNNNNNNNNNNNNNNNNNNNNNNNNNNNNNNNNNNNNNNNNNNNNNNNNNNNNNNNNNNNNNNNNNNNNNNNNNNNNNNNNNNNNNNNNNNNNNNNNNNNNNNNNNNNNNNNNNNNNNNNNNNNNNNNNNNNNNNNNNNNNNNNNNNNNNNNNNNNNNNNNNNNNNNNNNNNNNNNNNNNNNNNNNNNNNNNNNNNNNNNNNNNNNNNNNNNNNNNNNNNNNNNNNNNNNNNNNNNNNNNNNNNNNNNNNNNNNNNNNNNNNNNNNNNNNNNNNNNNNNNNNNNNNNNNNNNNNNNNNNNNNNNNNNNNNNNNNNNNNNNNNNNNNNNNNNNNNNNNNNNNNNNNNNNNNNNNNNNNNNNNNNNNNNNNNNNNNNNNNNNNNNNNNNNNNNNNNNNNNNNNNNNNNNNNNNNNNNNNNNNNNNNNNNNNNNNNNNNNNNNNNNNNNNNNNNNNNNNNNNNNNNNNNNNNNNNNNNNNNNNNNNNNNNNNNNNNNNNNNNNNNNNNNNNNNNNNNNNNNNNNNNNNNNNTTCTTACCGTGTACTCCCATGTTGAATTCTTACCGTGTACTCCCATGTTGTATTCTTTGgctgttaattttctgtcactgtgtcAAAATGTCTATGATAAATATcatgaaaatacttatttttaattgtgtatatatgtgtatgagtgtgtgtgagtgtgtgtgcgtgtgtgctcacATATTAGGATGTACTCATGTCAGGCAcccttagagaccagaagagggtgttagatctcctggaactggagtgtcAACGTGGTTGTAACGTGGTTGACTTGGGTGCTTGCTATAGAACTCTGGTCCCAGGCAAGAGTGGTGTGAttccatttctccagctcccaacgTAAACAGATAGATgtgggccagtgaggtggctccgCGGGTAGGGGGTGCTTGCTGCCCACTCCGATGACAAGAGTTTACTCTGGGACCCACGGGGTGGAGTTCAAGAACCAGCGCCATCTGTCCAACAGTCACAAGCCATGGCATATatgcacacggacacacacacacagcaatgctCACATACaagaacacatgtgtgcatacacacacagtgaataaagtacaattttaaatgtttttaaaaagaagcaaggaCCTTTGCTCAGCATTTTCAAGGTCCAGTCTGCAAAGAGCTGGCAGTGAACCCAGGCTGGGGCAGGCCATCATGACAGGGAGTCTGCATCAGGgagccaggaagagaaagaatcagGGCCTAATGGTCCATTGTAATAGGAGTCCCTGCTACATGCCCAAGCCACCATGCCTCTGCTGTGATGGCCTGAGACCCTTAGAAACCATCAGCCAACAGAAGAGAagagggtggcacatgcctgtaattcccatacttgggaggccaaggcaggaagacccatgaattcaaggccagcctgggctacctaggaagatcttgtctcaaaacaccaccaagaaaagcaacagaatAGAGTACATGTTCAGCTGGTAACTTTTTGTTTTACCAAGAGCACCGCTTTTTCCtttcaggcagggtctccctCGGAGCTCAGGGAGCCTGGAACTTTGCAGCTTAGACTAGTTTCAAACTTGcgctccttctgcctcagtttccttagtaATAGGATTATAGGCATCTGCTACCCAGCACAAGGATCTCACTGTAGAAGTGACTTTATAACCCATCTTTTGCACCCATTGGATAGTAAACTATTTGTAACTATATCAAGCATTTTTGAAATACCAGTAAGTTTCTTTCTAACAACAGCACTCAGTTTTTATCACAttcatttgcatatgtgtgcatgtaccatGGCATaaatatagaggtcagaggataatttgagggagccagttctctcctgtcCATCATGTGGACCCAGgcttagaactcaggtcctcaggcttggcagtaagcacctttatcCACAGTCTTCTCCCCTGTCCATCATGTGGTTCCAGgcttagaactcaggtcctcaggcttggcagtaagcacctttacccacagtCTTCTCCCCTGTCCATCAGCCCTCTCAATGCTAATTTagcctttgtttttctggtaGTGCTGCAGGCCCAACCcacagcctgtgtgtgcacagcctactgagctatatccccagcctggtgtttatttttctattttcttattgagatgcaaaataataattctcttttttgaGTGTATGACCCCTGTGGTATAAGCCTGTTACAAATGCACGCCTCTGGCTATCTGACTATCTTGGGAACCCATCTGGGGTATTTTTGTTCTTCAGAGCTTCAGTCTGGGTTGATGATGTGTCTCATTCGGCTGCCAAAACActtggcaaacaaaacaaaacaaaacaaaacaaaaaacctacaaagccctggattccatccccagcactgtataaactaAGCCTGGTGGAGCAAACCCACAAGCCCAGAGCTGGAAGATGAAGGCAGGAAGTCTGGAAGATAAGGTCATCATTGATCTCATAGCAAGCTTGATTCCACCCTGGATACAGGAGATCCtgtcaaagagagggaaggaagaaaggaaagaaagaaagaaagattgactGATTCAAATTGAtccctcccccaagacagggtccTGTCATGGCTCAGGTTGACCGTGAACCACATCAattcttcctgcccccacctcccgaGGACCGCTGTTTAAtgtgtttgccaccatgcccagtcttcAGATTAACTTTAAACCAAATGGTTGCTGTGGTCCTTTGTTCGGCTGTTTCTCTCAGGTGGATGGGGCTTTAGGGAGGACTGGTGAAGCTTGCTGGTGACTGTCTCTCTGCATTGCATCCCTGCTAGGCCTTGGAGACTCGGGCTAGCCCTGGCCACACCCCAGGCTGTGTTACCTTTGTCCTGGATGACCAGAGCATGGCCTTCACTGGAGATGCCCTGCTGATCCGAGGGTGTGGACGAACAGACTTCCAACAAGGTGACCAACTCCTTTCTCCAGCCCAGGATCTcagtgtgggggtgtgtgtgagaatgtTAAGAATAGGATCTTTGCATGTTTGAGGCCAACTGGtcctggttccaggacagtcagggctctgtagagagaccctgtctcaaaaaaaaaaaaaatgcagccacAAGAATAAATGCATGAATGTGTCGCGGGgctgtgtagctcagtgggcagaTGCAATACTCATACTTCATCAGCTGCTAACAGCTGAACTGTActctaaatcccagcactcaggaggtggaggcagaaggatcgagAGTAtaaggttggggctggagagatggcccaatggttaagagcactgagtgctcttccagaggacccgggttcaattcccagcacccatgtggcagctagctcacaactgtctgtaactccagttccaaggagaCCAGAAACCCATGGCAAaatactaatgcacataaaattaaaaaaaaaaaagaaagtctaagGTCATTTTGGGTAACATAgaacatgcgtgcgcacacacatacccaaacacacGCCAGTGTTGTTACTGTGTGTTGTCTAATTATTAGGGGGCAGTGTAACTTTTGGGGTTTAGCTTTAGGCGGCAGTTAGATTGGCTTGTGACTCCTAACCTCCCTTTTACCTAGTCACTGAGGACTCAGAAATtttttgtatatctgtgtgtggtatatgtgcacttgtgtgtggcTGGGGGTGTGCTCATAGGCCAGGGCAGATGTCAGATGCCCTGTCTGTATGCTTCACCTTGTCTCCTGGAGGACCTGGgctggtccccctgcctctgctgcctgcagagctCGAGTTACAGGAGCATGGCCCACACCCTGCTTTgcgttctggggatttgaactcccGAAGCCTCCCTCCAGCCCAGGACTCAGCACTCTGTATCTAAATCCTAGAGTCACTCTTCCCCTTGTCCCCATGTCCACCTTGCTGGCCCAGAGCTCTTCCTTCACCTCCCCAGGTAGGGTGTCACAACCCCCGGTACTTCACAGTCTCTCGGTGCGACCTTACCGAATCACAAATTATCCCTATGAATTTCTCACCGGTCATCGGTTCTTCATATATGGTGTTCCACCCCCAGAAtgccctttcttctctgtgtttctgaaaCACGGGCTTTCTAGGcaggagatgagggagagggtTTAGCCATAatccctccatcttccctgttCTTCTCTGAAAGAAGGGGGTCGGAGGCTCCTCTTGTCCCTGTGACGCTCTGACTTCCGAGTTTTCTTTCCTCAGGTTGTGCTAGGACTTTGTACCACTCTGTGCATGAAAAGATCTTCACGCTTCCAGGCAACTGTCTAATCTACCCTGCTCACGATTACCACGGTGAGGGCTTGCCAGAGGCCATGACAGCCCTCTGTCGCTTAACGCAGGGGAATACCCTCTGCCTGTTGTCCTCATGAGGCAAGGAGGCTACAGAACCCAGAAATTCCTGTGGCTCAGAAGATTATGTGCGTGGGCGTGCTGTGTGGATGTAAAACAATAAGATACATCTGCAGGGCAGAGGTTTTCCTGGGACGTCCTCCTAGAGTGCGGGGAACTGTAGGAACTACATTTCCCATAGTGCCTGAAGAGAGGCGGGTCAGTGTCGTAGAACCATTCAGGAAAGGGCCAGTTCGTCTCAGGCTTGGGTGGcctcctgggaaatgtagttctgaGTCGCCCAAGGTGTTGGACCCTGGttactcttcttcccctcccctatGGCCGACAGGGCTCACAGTTTCTACTGTGGAGGAGGAACGGACTCTGAACCCACGGCTCACCCTCACCTGTGAGGAGTTTATTAAGGTCATGGACAATCTGAACTTGCCCAAGCCGCAGCAGATAGGTGAGTTTACCCAGGGTCTGAGGAAAGTGATTGAGGGTGTGAATCCGAGGATCTGAGGGGGTAGGATCCTGAACTCCATGAACTGAGAGGAGGGCTGGGCCTGGACCCCTGGGTctgaaggaggaggctgggccTGGACCCCTGGGTctgaaggaggaggctgggccTGGACCCCTGGGTctgaaggaggaggctgggcctggacccctgggtctgagggaggaggctggggtctGAAGGGAAGGACTGAGGGTTAGAACTGTAGTCCCTCAAAAGAGCCCTGAGCACTTCTGGGTCTCTGTGAGACATGAGTCGTTCCTGAGTCTTCAGAATCATTTGAGGTTTCTTTTCAGACTTTGCTGTTCCAGCAAACATGCGCTGTGGGGTTCAGATGCCACCTTCCTGATTCGTCCCAGCCAGCTGCTCATAATCGTTGCACTAGGTGGGTGAGAGGAGGGGCTTCACCCCGGagcctctcttctctcctacCCCTATCTCACTGCTACTTGAGCTTCTTAAATAAACTTTACTTTGTTTTTGCCAGGAATCTGGGttctgcttgttttcttgtgGGGAGGAATTATGTTTTCAGATGAATCCCTTCAAAAGCCAGCAGTAGGCTGGGATGTGGCACCGTTGGTagaacgcttgcctagcatgtacaaagttcTGTGTTCCATCCTCAGCATTGCATAATCCAGGCAATGTggtgcagacctgtaatccctgaacttgggagctggaggcaggagggtcagaagttcaaggttatcaaCCAGCTAGTGATCAtggtgagttggagaccagcctgggctatgtaagatcCTATCTGAGAGAGAGAGANNNNNNNNNNNNNNNNNNNNNNNNNNNNNNNNNNNNNNNNNNNNNNNNNNNNNNNNNNNNNNNNNNNNNNNNNNNNNNNNNNNNNNNNNNNNNNNNNNNNNNNNNNNNNNNNNNNNNNNNNNNNNNNNNNNNNNNNNNNNNNNNNNNNNNNNNNNNNNNNNNNNNNNNNNNNNNNNNNNNNNNNNNNNNNNNNNNNNNNNNNNNNNNNNNNNNNNNNNNNNNNNNNNNNNNNNNNNNNNNNNNNNNNNNNNNNNNNNNNNNNNNNNNNNNNNNNNNNNNNNNNNNNNNNNNNNNNNNNNNNNNNNNNNNNNNNNNNNNNNNNNNNNNNNNNNNNNNNNNNNNNNNNNNNNNNNNNNNNNNNNNNNNNNNNNNNNNNNNNNNNNNNNNNNNNNNNNNNNNNNNNNNNNNNNNNNNNNNNNNNNNNNNNNNNNNNNNNNNNNNNNNNNNNNNNNNNNNNNNNNNNNNNNNNNNNNNNNNNNNNNNNNNNNNNNNNNNNNNNNNNNNNNNNNNNNNNNNNNNNNNNNNNNNNNNNNNNNNNNNNNNNNNNNNNNNNNNNNNNNNNNNNNNNNNNNNNNNNNNNNNNNNNNNNNNNNNNNNNNNNNNNNNNNNNNNNNNNNNNNNNNNNNNNNNNNNNNNNNNNNNNNNNNNNNNNNNNNNNNNNNNNNNNNNNNNNNNNNNNNNNNNNNNNNNNNNNNNNNNNNNNNNNNNNNNNNNNNNNNNNNNNNNNNNNNNNNNNNNNNNNNNNNNNNNNNNNNNNNNNNNNNNNNNNNNNNNNNNNNNNNNNNNNNNNNNNNNNNNNNNNNNNNNNNNNNNNNNNNNNNNNNNNNNNNNNNNNNNNNNNNNAACggccatacacagacatacatgtagactgAACggccacacacagacatacatgtagactaAATGGCCACACACAAAgtgaaaggaggaagagacagcagCAGTCAAGGTGATGGGGGCAGGGATGGAAGTCTAGGGAGCCCTggaagatcagagagagagagagagagaaagaggtgcaCACACTGATGTAGGGAGGTACCCTCATGGCCGTGCATCACAGCACATAATTTTGTGTGAGCCTCTCCCTCTGGGAGTCCCAGGACACCCCGCAGCTTCCTGaactgtaaaatggaaataataacaaCGGGATGTTTCAACGAACGGATAAATCCACGCGCGTGACACCTGGCTCTCTGCCTACATGACCAACTCCCTACGCCTGTCACTGTTATTGTCCCTATCATCTGGAATGATCTCTGAGGTGCTTCCTGGCTTGGAGTGACAGTTTGCCCAATAGTTAAGAATACATATTTTTGAGAGACAAAGTGAGTAGTAACCTCTGGGCCATCGAGGTAGCTGAGAGTGTGGAGGCTCTCGGCTCCATGGTAGAAGgaaactgcttcccagagttgtcctatgacctccaatGTATATGAAgtggtatttgtgtgtctgtactATTGCCTAcacaaagataataaataaaatttaaaaatcgtTTAGAACGGTTGTCGATCCTGGGTGCGTTTGTTTCCcgcagcctcagtttcccacagcTGTACAATGGAGACTAGTCCGTCTCTTTTTCTACGGACTGTTAGAGGACGCTAAGGTGTGTCAAATATTTTGCACAGCTCTTGACGTCTGACAATCGGGTTTTGCTTGCCAggtattttcctgtttctgtccaGAAAGGAAAGGGTCTGGCTGTGACCTTAAACCTCTGCTCTCCACCCCCATAGTAAACTGTGTGCTTGTGGGGCACAGTCTGTCTCTGGGCTGACTCAGCTCGGGATACCCCCCCTCCCCTTGTCCGGCTCCCTAAACCGGTCAGGGCCCTTCCAAAGGGCTTATTATAGGGGAGGGCCCCATCTTCATTCCTATCTTCCTTTGAGGATTTCCTGGGTCTTGGCCTTAGGGAGGCTGCTATATACAGGTGGCCAAGACGCCCGGCCCTCCAGGGGCACAGGAATGGGGGCACGGGAGGCTGAGTGGGAGGTCTGGGCGCTGGGCTCTCGCTGGGTGGGGCCGGAGGGGCCGGGATGGCCGGGTGCCTGGGCTGCGGGCGGGGCAGACTGTTGGCTCCCTCCTCCCTGGTGAGCTGTCGGACCTGTTGTACCCCCCCTCCACTTCCGGGCTGCTGGGGAGGGGGACGaggctgcctctctctcctccctccttccagccACCTGTTTCGCGGCGCAAGTCACAGTGCCCAGCGCAGAGCCGGGGAGGAGACTGGCAACCTCCGGGGATCTCCTCCCGGGGAGGAACGGAGGCGTTGGGGCCCCAGGTGCATCCGGAGAGGGAGTCACTACGAGCCTGGATCCTGGGGTGAGGAGCCTTGTACGCTGATGTCCTGCAGGGGGATCGGGACTCGACTTCTGAACTTCGGGAACTAGGGCCGGCCAGTCCTGGGCGGAAGAGGGGTTGGGGTCTCTTGGAGGCCATCCGGGAAACTGAGGAGAGGGCTGGTGGGAGGGTTCAGGGAATGACACTTGGGGCAAAGGGAATACACAGTGTGCAACTCGCCAGCACGGGGTGAACTGGGATCCCGGACTCAAAATTCTCTTCCCAACTCTAGGTGTGTGTCACCGTCGGGAGCCCTCCAGCCGAGCCCCAGTCCCGAGCGGGTCCCCAGGAAGCTTCAGGCCACGCCCTCAGAGTGTTCAGCGTTTGTCTCTGAACCTTTAGGTTCCGCCCCTGGGCACGCTCACCGAGCTCTAGACCACACCCCAAAGTATCAAAACCACGCCCCGGAGCCCTGACCACGCCCACAAAAAGGAATCCGAAGCGGCCATGGGGACACCCAGCGCTTCGGAGGAGGGCTCCTCGTCGCCTCAGGTTCCGGAATGCACCGCCGAGGTTCAGCCTCAGGGGACCATGCAGCCTCAGGGGCACCCCGAGGAGTCCCAAGAGCACGAGGAGCCCGAGGTCCCAGCAAAGCTTCCGAGCTGCCAAGGAATTGAGCGGCAGgcggaggaagaggaagaagtgggaGAAGGTAGCAGCACCGAGAGCTGCCGCGAAGAGGTGAGGGGTCGCAGCGGGAAcccggacggacagacagacacccaAGCAAGGGGCCGGACACAGAAGGACATATGGAAAGAGACCAGACAGAGACCCAGAGTAAGGAGAGATACCCAGAGACCGGCGGAAACACCCAGAGTCAGGCAAGCCAGAGAGACccagatagaaacagagaaacttggtaagacagagacagagggagtgaGACAAATACACAAAAGAGAGACGCGGGGAAGACACAGATCCAGCAACagggaaacaaaaagaagaaatgccgaggtggaagaaagagacaaagtcagagagacaggggaaagagagagatccaGGGACTGAGAAAGTGATGCCAAGAGGCTGAGACTCAGGAACAGGTGAGTTCATTGGGTACAAAGGCCTTTGCTGCCAGCACTTATGACCCAAGTTcgatcctctgacctccactggcgcttgtgcaaagagaaagagagagagagagagagagagagagagagagagagagagagagagagagaggcagaaattcACACACCAGTTTGGCGTAGTAGCCAGCCTTTGTACCCGTCCTGAACTTGGAGCCCCCTCCCCCGTCCCCCCTCCCGTATGCTCTTCCATTCAGACCGAAATGGAAGCAGTTGAATTAGGCAGCTCGTGACCCCCAGGGGCGCAACTGGTGTGGGGACCAGACCTGTTTGGTgactgtgtgtgtagggggggacttctctcctcccatcacaCCCTCTCTAATTTCAGCCCGAGGCTACGCCTGCCGTGCAGATTTCAGCCACTCCTTCCCCAGGTCTCCCTCCTGGGGAAGGGATGCGAGGGGCGGCGCGACGGCTGCGAGGACAGCAGCTGGAGGCACTGACCCGTGTGGCTCTGATGGAGCAGCGTGTGAAGGAGTTACAGCGCCAGAAGAAGGAGCTGAGGATCGAGGTGAGCATGGGGAGCCCTTGGAAAATGAACCAGTGGGGGAACCTGCAAGGCCACTCTCAGCTGTCGGATCTCTGATAATCAGGTGTTCCAGGCCCGGGGCCTCTTCCACAGGGCCATTCCCAGGCCGGTCCTCCGCCCGGGCTGCTGCACCTGCAccaaaacttgcttttttttctttgcagatggAAGTAGAGGTGGCCCTGCTCCGGGGTGAACTGGCCGGTGAACGGGTGGCTGCTCGGCGGGAGGAAGAACAGCTGAGGGAGCTGCTGGGCCAGCAGGTGGAGTCCCACCAGAGCAGCCAGGAGCTGCGGGAACAGGTTGGTTTGACCAGCGACTTccatcatcatttttctttcttcctggttcTGCCTTCCAGTCTCCACTATCCCGTGATCAGGCCTAATGGTGACCCTTGTTCTTCAGACGGAGAAATTGGGCTCCCGTTCCttgtttcccatttctttcccagGGCCCGACTTGGATGCCTGCCGACTGAGGTCTCTGCAGCCGTACTAGGAAACATTTCATACCATCAAAAGTTTTGAATACTCAGCTGTCTTGTGCTCCCCAGCTTCAGCAATGATTCATTTAATAtccttctttcatttcctccagTTCTTCCTTGTGCCAGGATCCCTGGATCTATGCTAAGNNNNNNNNNNNNNNNNNNNNNNNNNNNNNNNNNNNNNNNNNNNNNNNNNNNNNNNNNNNNNNNNNNNNNNNNNNNNNNNNNNNNNNNNNNNNNNNNNNNNNNNNNNNNNNNNNNNNNNNNNNNNNNNNNNNNNNNNNNNNNNNNNNNNNNNNNNNNNNNNNNNNNNNNNNNNNNNNNNNNNNNNNNNNNNNNNNNNNNNNNNNNNNNNNNNNNNNNNNNNNNNNNNNNNNNNNNNNNNNNNNNNNNNNNNNNNNNNNNNNNNNNNNNNNNNNNNNNNNNNNNNNNNNNNNNNNNNNNNNNN
The genomic region above belongs to Microtus ochrogaster isolate Prairie Vole_2 linkage group LG4, MicOch1.0, whole genome shotgun sequence and contains:
- the Ethe1 gene encoding persulfide dioxygenase ETHE1, mitochondrial — translated: MASAALRVAVRRLSQQSSSRAPVLLRQMFEPKSCTYTYLLGDPESREALLIDPVLETAQRDAQLVKELGLKLLYAVNTHCHADHITGSGALRSLLPGCQSVISRLSGAQADVHIEEGDSIHFGSFALETRASPGHTPGCVTFVLDDQSMAFTGDALLIRGCGRTDFQQGCARTLYHSVHEKIFTLPGNCLIYPAHDYHGLTVSTVEEERTLNPRLTLTCEEFIKVMDNLNLPKPQQIDFAVPANMRCGVQMPPS